A single window of Synechococcus sp. CBW1004 DNA harbors:
- the lipA gene encoding lipoyl synthase: protein MTDPLSPAPVLPVQPTTGAAWAVTEPDLGAGPSTAGADGEGDPSGKPPWLRVKAPQRERIGAVADLLLDLRLNTVCQEASCPNIGECFAGGTATFLIMGPGCTRACPYCDIDFDKSVRTLDPTEPERLGEAVSRLGLSHVVITSVNRDDLDDGGASQFVACIAAVRQRSPLTTIELLIPDFCGNWNALAAVMEGAPDVLNHNIETVPRLYKRARPQAIYERSLELLQRVRQGWPRCYSKSGLMVGLGESDADVLEVMRDLRDHAVDIVTIGQYLSPGPKHLPVDRFVTPQQFETFRRHGEQELGFLQVVSSPLTRSSYHAGEVQRLMREHPR from the coding sequence ATGACCGATCCCCTGTCACCTGCCCCCGTCCTGCCCGTGCAGCCAACGACAGGGGCCGCCTGGGCGGTGACAGAACCCGACCTGGGAGCGGGACCCTCCACCGCCGGCGCTGACGGCGAAGGCGATCCGAGCGGCAAGCCCCCCTGGCTGCGCGTCAAGGCGCCCCAGCGCGAGCGCATCGGCGCCGTGGCGGATCTGCTGCTCGACCTCAGGCTGAACACCGTCTGCCAGGAGGCCAGTTGCCCCAACATCGGCGAATGCTTCGCCGGCGGCACGGCCACCTTCCTGATCATGGGACCGGGCTGCACCCGGGCCTGCCCTTACTGCGACATCGACTTCGACAAGAGTGTGCGCACGCTCGACCCGACGGAGCCGGAGCGACTGGGGGAAGCGGTCAGCCGGCTGGGGCTGAGCCACGTGGTGATCACCTCGGTGAACCGCGACGATCTGGACGATGGCGGCGCCAGCCAGTTCGTGGCCTGCATCGCGGCGGTGCGGCAGCGCTCCCCCCTGACCACGATCGAGCTGCTGATCCCCGATTTCTGCGGCAACTGGAACGCCCTCGCGGCTGTGATGGAGGGCGCCCCGGATGTGCTGAACCACAACATCGAAACCGTGCCGCGGCTGTACAAGCGTGCCCGGCCCCAGGCGATCTACGAACGCTCGCTGGAGCTGCTGCAGCGGGTGAGGCAGGGCTGGCCGCGCTGCTACAGCAAATCCGGCCTGATGGTGGGGCTGGGCGAAAGCGACGCTGACGTGCTTGAAGTGATGAGAGACCTCAGAGACCACGCCGTGGACATCGTCACGATCGGCCAGTACCTCTCACCGGGCCCCAAACATCTGCCGGTGGATCGCTTCGTGACCCCGCAGCAGTTCGAGACCTTCCGTCGGCATGGCGAGCAGGAGCTGGGCTTCCTGCAGGTGGTGAGCAGCCCGCTGACCCGCAGCAGCTACCACGCCGGTGAAGTGCAGCGGCTGATGCGGGAGCATCCACGCTGA
- the cobJ gene encoding precorrin-3B C(17)-methyltransferase — MGNGVVALGFSIVAIPVLQRLQQAGLTEAIRWPAETASTVRDALGDDSGSESAGSWLAHHWPHCSAVLAVGACGLVTRLIAPLLQDKLSDPAVLVIDPLGRTVIPLLGGHAAGGEQLSQEVAALLGAQAVLSSSSVQGQLGLDAFGKAWGWRRGSGDWSQLMQELARGRRPVLEQEAGLDLWRQLAATEALERLDTGDNGLVISPQLGPGCRWHPPCLWLGIGCERDTSLSLLERLVDQTLAAHGLAKEAVAGLASIDRKGDEPALLQLAERRSWPLRLFTASDLAAVEVPHPSAVVAREMGTASVAEAAALRAAPSDPVGAHELAVTKTIGRAEAGERGAATLAIARSTHQWAPHRGELHLIGSGPGRLDLLSGDARQALARATVWVGYGLYLDLLEPLRRADQLRRDGRLTEERARCAEALALAQAGLRVGLISSGDSGIYGMAGLALELWLQQPHDDRPRFEVHPGLSALQLAAARAGAPLMHDFCTISLSDRLTPWAVIERRLQAAAAGDFVVALYNPRSLGRDWQLQRAVELLLQGRPGSTPVVLARQLGRPEEQVSLHCLGDLPVEQVDMLTLVLIGNSSSYSRDGRMVTPRGYPGAELA, encoded by the coding sequence ATGGGCAACGGCGTTGTCGCCCTGGGGTTCTCCATCGTCGCGATTCCGGTGCTGCAGCGCCTGCAGCAGGCCGGCCTGACGGAGGCGATCCGCTGGCCTGCGGAGACGGCCTCAACGGTTCGGGATGCGCTCGGTGACGATTCAGGATCGGAATCCGCAGGGTCCTGGCTGGCACACCACTGGCCTCACTGCTCCGCCGTGCTGGCGGTGGGGGCGTGCGGGCTGGTCACACGGCTGATCGCTCCGCTGCTTCAGGACAAGCTCAGCGATCCGGCGGTGCTGGTGATCGATCCCCTGGGCCGCACAGTGATCCCTCTTCTCGGCGGCCATGCCGCCGGCGGTGAGCAGCTGAGCCAGGAGGTGGCTGCCCTGCTCGGGGCCCAGGCGGTGCTCAGCAGCAGCAGTGTGCAGGGTCAGCTGGGCCTCGATGCCTTCGGCAAAGCCTGGGGTTGGCGTCGCGGCAGTGGCGACTGGAGCCAGCTGATGCAGGAGCTGGCCCGCGGACGCAGGCCCGTCCTGGAGCAGGAGGCCGGACTCGATCTCTGGCGACAGCTGGCGGCGACGGAAGCCCTGGAGCGACTCGACACCGGGGACAACGGGCTGGTGATCAGCCCACAGCTGGGCCCCGGCTGCCGCTGGCATCCCCCCTGCCTGTGGCTGGGCATCGGCTGTGAACGCGACACCAGCCTCAGCCTGCTGGAGCGGCTGGTGGATCAGACCCTGGCCGCCCACGGTCTCGCGAAAGAAGCCGTGGCGGGACTCGCCAGCATCGACCGCAAGGGGGATGAGCCGGCCCTGCTGCAGCTGGCCGAACGGCGCAGCTGGCCGCTGCGGTTGTTCACCGCATCTGACCTGGCCGCCGTGGAGGTCCCCCATCCCTCTGCGGTGGTGGCACGGGAGATGGGCACCGCCAGCGTCGCGGAAGCCGCGGCGCTGCGGGCGGCGCCCTCCGATCCGGTGGGAGCTCACGAGCTGGCTGTGACCAAGACGATCGGGCGGGCTGAGGCCGGCGAACGGGGGGCCGCTACCCTGGCCATTGCCCGCTCGACGCATCAGTGGGCCCCCCACAGGGGCGAGCTGCACCTGATCGGCAGCGGCCCCGGCCGTCTGGATCTGCTCAGTGGGGACGCCCGCCAGGCCCTGGCCCGCGCCACAGTCTGGGTGGGCTATGGCCTGTATCTGGATCTGCTCGAGCCGCTGCGTCGCGCAGATCAACTGCGACGCGACGGCCGTCTCACGGAGGAGCGGGCCCGCTGCGCCGAGGCCCTGGCCCTGGCTCAGGCGGGGCTCCGGGTGGGGCTGATCTCCTCCGGGGACAGCGGCATTTACGGCATGGCCGGGCTGGCGCTGGAGCTTTGGCTGCAGCAGCCTCACGACGATCGGCCGCGCTTCGAGGTGCACCCGGGTCTCTCGGCCCTGCAGCTGGCCGCCGCCCGCGCCGGAGCTCCGCTGATGCATGACTTCTGCACGATCAGCCTCAGCGACCGGCTCACACCCTGGGCGGTGATCGAGCGGCGCCTGCAGGCCGCCGCCGCCGGCGACTTCGTGGTGGCGCTGTACAACCCACGCTCCCTGGGGCGGGACTGGCAGCTGCAGCGTGCCGTGGAGTTGCTGCTGCAGGGCCGCCCCGGATCCACTCCGGTGGTGCTGGCGCGTCAGCTGGGGCGCCCCGAGGAACAGGTGAGCCTCCACTGCCTCGGCGACCTGCCGGTGGAGCAGGTGGACATGCTCACCCTGGTGCTGATCGGCAACAGCAGCAGCTACAGCCGCGATGGCCGCATGGTCACCCCGCGCGGCTACCCAGGAGCCGAGCTGGCCTGA